The nucleotide sequence TCTGTTCCAGAGAAGCCATTCGGCTGCCGGTATGTTCCATCATCAAATCCAGAACCGTCAGTGCTGCCATTGCTTCCGCCACTACCACAGCTCTGGGAACAATAACCGGGTCATGTCTGCCGTGAATGGCAATTTCCACAGGTTTTCCATCTCTGCTGATGGTATTCTGAGGGGCGGAGATGGAGGGGGTAGGTTTGACGGCAGCCCGGAAAATAACGGGCGCCCCGTTGCTGATACCGCCCAGAATTCCTCCGGCATGGTTGGTGGAAAGGGCAGGACTGCCGTTTTTCATTTCAAAACTGTCATTATTCTCAGAACCTGCAGAAGCGGCGGAAGCGAATCCGTCGCCGATTTCAAAGCCTTTTACCGCGCCGATGGAAAAAATGGCTTTGGCCAGGCAGGCGTCCAGTTTATCGAAAACAGGTTCTCCGACGCCTGCCGGAAGGCCTGTAATGATACATTCAATGATACCTCCGGCAGAATTTTTCTGCTTCATACATGTTTCCAGAAATTCCTGTGCTTTTGCACAGGCATGTTCTTCCGGCATACAGAGCGGACTGGAGAGAATAGCGGAATTTACCTGTTCATAATTCCGGGAAAGGAGTTCTTCCGGAGTGGCGGATATGGAGACCGGGCCGATGGATCTGGTATAAGTCAGAAATGAAACACCAAGCCGGTTCAGAATTTTAGAGGCAATTGCTCCCGCGGCCACTCTGCCGATGGTTTCCCGGCCGGAGGAACGTCCGCCGCCGCGGTAGTCCCGGAACCCGTATTTCATATCAAAGGTATAATCTGCATGTCCCGGTCGGTAGTAAGAAGCAATATCTCTGTAATCCCCGGAACGCTGGTCCTGATTAAATACCACAAGGCTGATGGGAGTTCCGGTGGTTTTCCCTTCAAATACGCCGGAAAGGATTTCGACTTTGTCACTTTCCTTTCTCTGAGTGGTAAATCTGGACTGTCCCGGTTTTCTTCTGTCCAGAAATTTCTGTATATCTGTTTCCTCCAGGGGAAGTCCCGCGGGACAGCCATCAACTACCACGCCGATGCCTTTCCCGTGGGATTCCCCCCAGGTGGTGATTTTAAAATGAGTACTGAATGTTGAGCCTGCCATAAAAACCTCCTGAATTGATAAATTGGAAAAAGAAATTTTCTTAACCGTTGAAAGAAGAACCTTCTTAACCGCTGCGTTTATTATATCCAACCTTTCGGAAAAAAGAAAGTATTTTATTGAGAAAGACATGGAATTCTGGTATACTGATTTTTGTTATGAAATCTGTGGAAAGCAGAACCACGGAACTGTACAGGCAATTGCGAAACGAAATAATGGTACATGGAATTTTGCTGATTGGCTCGTTTCGCAATTGCCTGGAAACTGTATGAAGAAAGGAACGATTTATGTATAAACTGTTAAAACAGGAAGGCCGGGCCAAACGGGGAGAATTTCATACGGTACATGGGGTAATTCAGACTCCGGTATTTATGAATGTGGGTACGGTTGCGGCTATTAAGGGAGCGGTGTCCACCCAGGATTTACAGCAGATAAAGACACAGGTGCAGTTGTCCAATACCTACCATCTTCATGTACGTCCGGGAGATGAGGTGGTAAAGGAACTGGGGGGCCTGCATAAGTTTATGGTATGGGACAAACCCATTCTGACGGATTCCGGCGGATTTCAGGTGTTTTCTCTGGCAGGACTGCGGAAAATCAAAGAAGAAGGCGTGTATTTCAACTCCCATATTGATGGAAGGAAAATTTTCATGGGCCCGGAGGAGAGTATGCAGATTCAGTCCAATCTGGCCTCCACCATTGCCATGGCTTTTGATGAGTGTCCTTCCAGTGTGGCGGAACGTTCCTATGTGGAACATTCCGTGGCCAGAACCACCCGCTGGCTGAAACGCTGTAAAAAAGAGATGAGCCGGTTAAATGAAATGGAAACCACGATTAACCGGCAGCAGATGCTGTTCGGTATCAATCAGGGGGCAATTTTTGATGATATCCGTATCGAACATGCCAGACAGATTGCAGAACTGGATCTGGACGGATACGCCATCGGCGGGCTGGCAGTGGGAGAGAGCCATCAGGAGATGTACCATATTCTGGATGTGACGGTGTCTCATCTGCCTCTGGAAAAACCCACTTATCTGATGGGGGTGGGAACGCCCGCCAATATTCTGGAAGGAGTGGAGCGGGGCGTGGACTTTTTTGACTGCGTATACCCCAGCCGGAACGGGCGCCACGGCCACCTGTACACGAATCAGGGAAAAATGAACCTGTTCAACCGGAAATATGAAAGAGATTCCAGACCCATAGAGGAAGGCTGCCAGTGTCCGGCCTGCCGCCATTACAGCCGGGCTTATATCCGCCATCTTCTGAAAGCCAGGGAAATGCTGGGAATGCGGCTGTGCGTTCTCCATAATCTGTATTTTTATAATACCATGATGGAGGAAATACGGGAGGCGCTGGACCAGGGGCGGTTCCATTCTTATAAAGAGGAAAAACTGTATGGAATGGGGCAAAAGTAAGGTTACGAAACTGGCAGTTCTGTTTATTTTGTCCGTATTCCTGCTGGAAGTGTGTTTTCCCCGGACAGTATCTGCCCAGGCAGCACCGGAAATACTGACAAAAAAGATTCAGACCATTACTGCCTCGGATTTGTCAGAAGAAATGGGAAGGCCGAACTTTTTTCTGGATGCAAAAACGGACGGGAACGGCACATTAACCTACGCCAGCAGTAATACGGAGGTTGCCAGAATAAACGAGTTTACCGGAGAAGTGGAACTGACAGGAGTGGGGATGACACAGATTGTAATCCATGCATCAGCTACGGAGGAATATGAAGAAGCCTTCCGGACAATTCAGCTAAGGGTAAAAAAGGGAGATGTGGAGCTGAAAGTACCGAAAATTTCTTACACAAAGACATACAAAGACAAAGCCTTTTTCCTGGGAGCATCTGCCAGAAGCACTGTCAGGTATAAAAGCAGCAATTCCGGAGTTGTAAAGGTGGACAGCCGGGGCAAAGTAACTGTGAAGGGCTGCGGCAAGGCAGTGATAACGGTTATGGCCGGGGATTCTGATTACAAATCTGCTTCCAGGAAAATTACGGTAAAAGTTTTGCCGGGAAAGTCATTGCTGAAATCTGTGAGTAATAAAATTCCCGGACAGCTTAATATATCCTGGACCAGGCAGAAAGAAGCAGATGGGTATATGGTGGAATATGCCCCGGATAAGAAATTTAAAAAGCATGTGGGAAGAATCAGAATCGGGAAAAACAGCGTTACCAGAACCAACCTGAAAGGACTTACGGAAGGCAGGAAGTATTACATCAGAGTAAAAGCATATAAAATCATTAATCACAGAAAAGTTTATGGAAAAGCCAGTAAAGTTGTATCCAAAACGGTGAAAAAAGAACCGCTGCAGACCACAGCCCGGCCGGGAAAGCGGACACTGCTGAATTTGCTGCTCACTGCAAAAATACCTTTGGGCCATACCATGTATGTCTGGGGCGGAGGATGGAATGAATCAGATACAGGTGCAGGAGAAGAAGCGGTAAGTATTGGAGAAAGTCCCCGCTGGAGGGCATTTTATGAGTTGCAGGACAGTTCATACAATTACAGAAATACAAGATATCAGATTCATGACGGGCTGGACTGCTCCGGTTATGTGGGATGGGTGGTTTACAACGTAATGGAAACTGCCGATGGAAGAGCCGGATATGTGGAAAAGGCCTCCGGTATGGCAGAAAGTTTTGCGATGAAAGGATTTGGTAGTTATACGCCTGCCCGTAATGTGACAGACT is from Lachnospiraceae bacterium JLR.KK002 and encodes:
- a CDS encoding Ig-like domain-containing protein, which translates into the protein MEWGKSKVTKLAVLFILSVFLLEVCFPRTVSAQAAPEILTKKIQTITASDLSEEMGRPNFFLDAKTDGNGTLTYASSNTEVARINEFTGEVELTGVGMTQIVIHASATEEYEEAFRTIQLRVKKGDVELKVPKISYTKTYKDKAFFLGASARSTVRYKSSNSGVVKVDSRGKVTVKGCGKAVITVMAGDSDYKSASRKITVKVLPGKSLLKSVSNKIPGQLNISWTRQKEADGYMVEYAPDKKFKKHVGRIRIGKNSVTRTNLKGLTEGRKYYIRVKAYKIINHRKVYGKASKVVSKTVKKEPLQTTARPGKRTLLNLLLTAKIPLGHTMYVWGGGWNESDTGAGEEAVSIGESPRWRAFYELQDSSYNYRNTRYQIHDGLDCSGYVGWVVYNVMETADGRAGYVEKASGMAESFAMKGFGSYTPARNVTDWKPGDIMSMSGHVWISLGMCEDGSVVLLHASPPGVLLCGTRLPDGRNSRAAELAEYYMRTYYPDWYKKFPDCTRPASYLTGSGQMRWNSGLLTDKEGIRKLGAEEVLKKIFP
- the tgt gene encoding tRNA guanosine(34) transglycosylase Tgt; translated protein: MYKLLKQEGRAKRGEFHTVHGVIQTPVFMNVGTVAAIKGAVSTQDLQQIKTQVQLSNTYHLHVRPGDEVVKELGGLHKFMVWDKPILTDSGGFQVFSLAGLRKIKEEGVYFNSHIDGRKIFMGPEESMQIQSNLASTIAMAFDECPSSVAERSYVEHSVARTTRWLKRCKKEMSRLNEMETTINRQQMLFGINQGAIFDDIRIEHARQIAELDLDGYAIGGLAVGESHQEMYHILDVTVSHLPLEKPTYLMGVGTPANILEGVERGVDFFDCVYPSRNGRHGHLYTNQGKMNLFNRKYERDSRPIEEGCQCPACRHYSRAYIRHLLKAREMLGMRLCVLHNLYFYNTMMEEIREALDQGRFHSYKEEKLYGMGQK
- the aroC gene encoding chorismate synthase, whose product is MAGSTFSTHFKITTWGESHGKGIGVVVDGCPAGLPLEETDIQKFLDRRKPGQSRFTTQRKESDKVEILSGVFEGKTTGTPISLVVFNQDQRSGDYRDIASYYRPGHADYTFDMKYGFRDYRGGGRSSGRETIGRVAAGAIASKILNRLGVSFLTYTRSIGPVSISATPEELLSRNYEQVNSAILSSPLCMPEEHACAKAQEFLETCMKQKNSAGGIIECIITGLPAGVGEPVFDKLDACLAKAIFSIGAVKGFEIGDGFASAASAGSENNDSFEMKNGSPALSTNHAGGILGGISNGAPVIFRAAVKPTPSISAPQNTISRDGKPVEIAIHGRHDPVIVPRAVVVAEAMAALTVLDLMMEHTGSRMASLEQIYQESQRLS